Proteins from one Terriglobus tenax genomic window:
- a CDS encoding cytochrome c oxidase subunit I: MSTAAISPDLVSEKEARAQRTNYLNATHGIKSWLLTVDHKRIALLYLMGVSFFFLVGGLLAMVIRMELLTPDADLMAMDTYNKVFTMHGVVMVFFVLIPAVPAVIGNFVLPMMLGARDLAFPKINLLSWYLYMIAGLLLVVTVVNGGVDTGWTFTAPLSTRFVNTNVITAGLAAFVAGFSSILTGLNFIVTIHRMRAPGLTWFRLPLFVWANYSASIIMILGTPVVSVTIIMVAVERLFHFGFFDPTMGGDPVLFQHLFWFYSHPAVYVMLLPSMGIISEIIACFSRKRPFGYTAVAFSSVSIAVFGFFVWEHHMFIMGVSQYSALVFSLLTMLVAVPSAIKSFNWSATLYKGSIEFKAPMIYALGFLGLFVVGGCTGIFLGNLGTDIHLTETYFVVAHFHFVMVGAVIMGYLGGLHFWWPKITGRLYPETPAKIAAALVFIGFFFTFGPQFILGYLGMPRRYAMYPAEWTVLNVMSTAGATVMGAGYMLAAAYLIWSLKWGKVAGDNPWNAYGLEWETQSPPLTENFLRTPTVTHEAYDYEWIDSQKRSTATEPELI; encoded by the coding sequence ATGAGTACTGCCGCGATTAGTCCGGACCTGGTGAGCGAGAAGGAAGCACGCGCCCAGCGCACCAATTACCTGAATGCCACCCACGGTATCAAGAGCTGGTTGCTCACCGTGGACCACAAGCGCATCGCCCTCCTGTACCTGATGGGCGTCAGCTTCTTCTTCCTGGTGGGCGGCCTGCTTGCGATGGTCATCCGCATGGAGCTGCTCACACCGGACGCCGACCTGATGGCGATGGATACCTACAACAAGGTATTCACCATGCACGGTGTCGTCATGGTCTTCTTCGTGCTGATCCCCGCGGTTCCGGCGGTCATCGGTAACTTTGTCTTACCCATGATGCTGGGGGCAAGGGACCTGGCGTTTCCAAAGATCAACCTGCTGAGCTGGTACCTGTACATGATCGCCGGCCTTCTGCTGGTGGTCACGGTGGTCAACGGAGGCGTGGATACCGGCTGGACCTTCACCGCTCCGCTCAGCACGCGCTTCGTCAATACCAACGTCATCACCGCCGGTCTGGCTGCATTTGTCGCAGGCTTCTCGTCCATCCTTACCGGGCTGAACTTTATTGTCACCATTCACCGGATGCGCGCGCCGGGTCTCACCTGGTTCCGTCTGCCGCTGTTCGTATGGGCTAACTACTCGGCCAGCATCATCATGATCCTGGGCACACCGGTGGTCAGCGTCACCATCATCATGGTTGCCGTGGAGCGCCTGTTCCATTTCGGATTCTTCGACCCCACCATGGGCGGCGATCCGGTTCTGTTCCAACATCTGTTCTGGTTCTACTCACACCCTGCCGTGTACGTCATGCTGCTGCCGTCGATGGGCATCATCAGCGAGATCATCGCCTGCTTTAGCCGCAAGCGTCCCTTCGGCTACACGGCGGTGGCCTTCAGCTCGGTCTCGATCGCCGTCTTCGGCTTCTTCGTGTGGGAACACCACATGTTCATCATGGGCGTCAGCCAGTACTCGGCTCTGGTCTTCAGCCTGCTTACCATGCTGGTCGCTGTCCCTTCGGCTATCAAGAGCTTCAACTGGTCGGCGACTCTGTACAAGGGCTCCATTGAGTTCAAGGCGCCGATGATCTACGCGCTCGGCTTCCTTGGCCTGTTCGTGGTGGGCGGCTGCACCGGCATCTTCCTGGGCAACCTGGGCACGGACATTCACCTGACCGAGACCTACTTTGTCGTCGCGCACTTCCACTTCGTCATGGTGGGTGCGGTCATCATGGGCTACCTCGGCGGGCTGCACTTCTGGTGGCCGAAGATCACCGGCCGTCTCTATCCGGAAACGCCTGCCAAGATCGCCGCTGCGCTCGTCTTCATCGGCTTCTTCTTCACCTTCGGTCCGCAGTTCATCCTTGGCTACCTGGGCATGCCTCGCCGCTATGCCATGTATCCCGCCGAGTGGACCGTGCTGAACGTGATGTCGACCGCCGGAGCCACCGTGATGGGCGCAGGCTACATGCTGGCCGCCGCCTACCTGATCTGGAGCCTCAAGTGGGGCAAGGTCGCCGGCGACAATCCCTGGAACGCGTACGGTCTGGAGTGGGAGACACAGTCGCCCCCGCTGACCGAGAACTTCCTGCGGACTCCGACGGTGACGCACGAAGCCTACGACTACGAGTGGATTGATTCGCAGAAGCGGAGCACGGCCACGGAACCTGAATTGATCTAG
- a CDS encoding Crp/Fnr family transcriptional regulator — protein MSMTERFQKSCMDCTLRNANSFCALDPASLENLDTLGEQITVESRERVTEEGSTPRNLYVVCSGRLKLVVSAENGHSLLLRIAGPGDVIGLAAVLRNVPYEATAETLEPCRLKKVPQADFMTFMRDHSQVSQNCASKAASEYQQALISARRLALSGSAAARLANTLIEWARPNDLTLPTRFAMTLTHEELGSMAGITRETTTRLLARFEREALIHRKGAFLEIPRPEQLAALTQ, from the coding sequence ATGTCCATGACCGAACGCTTCCAGAAAAGCTGCATGGATTGCACTCTGCGGAATGCGAACAGCTTCTGTGCGCTCGATCCTGCGTCCTTGGAAAATCTGGATACGCTTGGCGAGCAGATCACGGTGGAATCACGCGAACGCGTGACGGAAGAAGGCAGCACCCCTCGCAACCTGTACGTGGTGTGCAGCGGACGCCTGAAGCTGGTGGTTTCAGCGGAGAATGGCCACTCGCTGCTGCTCCGCATTGCCGGTCCGGGCGATGTGATTGGCCTGGCGGCGGTGTTGCGCAATGTGCCCTATGAGGCCACGGCGGAGACACTGGAGCCCTGCCGTCTGAAGAAAGTTCCGCAGGCAGACTTTATGACGTTTATGCGCGATCACTCGCAGGTGAGCCAGAATTGTGCGAGCAAGGCTGCTTCCGAGTATCAGCAGGCGCTGATTTCGGCACGCCGTCTGGCCCTGTCCGGATCGGCGGCAGCACGGCTGGCCAATACGCTGATCGAGTGGGCGCGGCCGAACGACCTTACCCTGCCAACGCGTTTTGCCATGACGCTGACCCACGAAGAGCTGGGTTCGATGGCTGGCATTACACGGGAGACAACCACCCGTCTGCTGGCTCGCTTTGAGCGCGAAGCCCTGATCCATCGCAAGGGTGCATTTCTTGAAATTCCGCGGCCTGAACAGCTTGCAGCTCTGACGCAGTAA